The following are encoded together in the Strongyloides ratti genome assembly S_ratti_ED321, chromosome : 2 genome:
- a CDS encoding Kelch repeat type 1 and Galactose oxidase, beta-propeller domain-containing protein produces the protein MLEKDSESKKEYSKIGENNITNLIVKRINNYPWSIWPIMFLSLIGIFRIFTPKWLTLNEISLMFLVTVIILIIFTWLERVLRNQECNKIDIKLLQSLLTENKKLKTISLVNEILKELWPYGTEYVASIIKQKIEPIIQKELPSIVGNFKFDFIDLGTKSLQIYPTKCEVNAKNSDKMTIEMNLVYDGDGAIEVLIGKILGGIENITFRGKIQLIFEPIILKPPFFGEIKITFIEIPILNFKMTGLGKLPGIGEAVINIINDLIKSNIVYPKSVTIPIANEKNIKQSLTIKNIRDGIAEETEIKKLTAMTNVGRVFLLGGESTNKKMADNIFFDIKSNNYYNGPGMIRQRKKFNTIFYKDKIFGIGGIYENKNQSYITGSVEVLELNKRRWKLLKTELYIPRHSFGCELINDNVYAIGGDNTEKYLDTVEIFDFEKQKWYYSVSMITSNTAFASCTLNNILYTIGGVNNSSLSFFDYREGKWILGENMNDSRIYCTAHGIGNNIYVVGGYNDFNEPFKSKIEIYDIRNNKWRYGSSMSTARACHSSIIIGNIIQVYGGQTQNHEILNSVEYYNINKNIWIDGPKMSIPKTFLSIPKNY, from the exons atgttagaaaaagatagtgaatcaaaaaaagaatattcaaaaataggtgaaaataatattactaatttaattgtaaaaaggATTAATAATTATCCATGGTCAATATGGccaataatgtttttatcaCTTATTGgaatttttagaatatttacACCAAAATGGTTAacattaaatgaaatttcATTAATGTTTCTAGTAAcagttataatattaatcataTTTACATGGTTAGAAAGAGTTTTAAGAAATCAggaatgtaataaaattgatataaaattattacaatcattattaacagaaaataaaaaattaaaaactatttCATTAGTAAATGagatattaaaagaattatggCCTTATGGAACTGAGTATGTTGCAAgtataattaaacaaaaaattgaaCCAATAATTCAAAAAGAATTACCAAGTATTGTGGGAAATTTTAAGTTTGATTTTATTGATCTTGGAACAAAATCTTTACAAATATATCCTACTAAATGTGAAGTTAATGCAAAAAATTCAGATAAAATGACAATTGAAATGAATTTAGTATATGATGGTGATGGAGCAATAGAGGTATTAATTGGTAAAATATTAGGTggtatagaaaatattacatttagaggtaaaattcaattaatttttgaaccaataattttaaaaccaCCATTTTTTGgagaaattaaaataacttttattgaaattccaattttaaattttaaaatgacagGTTTAGGAAAACTTCCTGGAATAGGTGAAGCAGTgatcaatattattaatgatttaataaaatctaATATAGTATATCCTAAAAGTGTAACAATACCTATTgcaaatgaaaaaaatattaaacaaagcttaactattaaaaatatacgtGATGGGATAGCTGAAGAAACAGAGATCAAAAAACTTACTGCAATGACAAATGTTGGGAGGGTCTTTTTAT tagGTGGTGAAAGTACTAATAAGAAGATGGcagataatatattttttgatataaaatcaaataattattataatggtCCTGGAATGATAagacaaagaaaaaaatttaatacaatattttataaagataaaatttttggtaTTGGTGgtatttatgaaaataagAATCAATCATATATAACAGGATCTGTAGAAGTTTTAGAATTAAATAAACGTAGATGgaaacttttaaaaacagAATTATATATTCCAAGGCATTCTTTTGGTTGTGAactaataaatgataatgtttATGCAATTGGTGGTGATAATACAGAAAAATATCTTGATACAGTagaaatatttgattttgaaaaacaaaaatggTACTATAGTGTATCAATGATAACATCCAACACAGCATTTGCTTCATgtacattaaataatatattatatactaTTGGAGGTGTAAACAATTCATCACtatcattttttgattatagaGAAGGAAAATGGATATTAGGTGAAAATATGAATGATTCCAGAATATATTGTACAGCACATGGAATTGGTAATAATATCTATGTAGTTGGTGGTTACAATGACTTCAATGAGccatttaaaagtaaaattgaaatatatgATATTCGTAATAATAAATGGAGATACGGTTCTTCTATGTCAACTGCTCGTGCTTGT caTAGTAGTATAATTATTGGAAATATTATCCAAGTTTATGGAGGACAAACTCAAAAtcatgaaattttaaatagtgTTGAATActataacattaataaaaatatatggaTTGATGGTCCTAAGATGAGTATACCTAAAACATTTCTTTCTATtcctaaaaattattaa